Proteins encoded within one genomic window of Setaria italica strain Yugu1 chromosome IV, Setaria_italica_v2.0, whole genome shotgun sequence:
- the LOC101765136 gene encoding probable 2-oxoglutarate-dependent dioxygenase ANS translates to MVHQAQGQMVQEVAAGSLPAPPSRYVLREADRPTGGVAAPELAFPTVDVQRLADPGDVEEAAKLRSALESWGLFAVTGHGMPESLLDGLRDAGLEFFHLPPEEKLKHANRTEAGEFQPEGYGIDRVDTDEQVLDWCDRLYLTVQPEEERRMQFWPTRPPSLSKLLHEYTLGSEKVARRVLAAMARALGFDEGFFLDHVGENVATYARFTYYPPCPRPDLVYGLKPHTDNSVVTVLLLDRDVGGLQVLRDGRWVDVPVLRRGELLVVVGEEMEIMSNAVFRAPTHRVVTSERERMTLVLFYQPEPNRDLAPAEELVGEDRPAMYRKLRAKAFADGFWDAFALGERTIDFLKIKVEQEQLELKAAS, encoded by the exons ATGGTGCATCAGGCTCAGGGACAGATGGTGCAGGAGGTGGCCGCCGGCagcctccccgcgccgccgagcCGGTACGTGCTGCGGGAGGCGGACCGCCCAaccggcggcgtcgcggcgcccGAGCTAGCCTTCCCCACCGTCGACGTGCAACGCCTGGCGGATCCCGGCGACGTCGAGGAGGCCGCCAAGCTTCGGTCGGCGCTCGAGTCCTGGGGCCTCTTCGCG GTGACCGGCCACGGCATGCCGGAGTCGCTCCTGGACGGCCTCCGCGACGCCGGGCTGGAGTTCTTCCACCTGCCGCCGGAGGAGAAGCTGAAGCACGCCAACCGGACCGAAGCCGGCGAGTTCCAGCCGGAGGGGTACGGCATCGACCGCGTGGACACCGACGAGCAGGTCCTGGACTGGTGCGACCGGCTCTACCTCACGGTGcagccggaggaggagcggcggatgCAGTTCTGGCCCACCCGCCCACCGTCCCTCTCGAAGCTCCTCCACGAGTACACCCTGGGCAGCGAGAAGGTGGCCAGGCGCGTGCTCGCGGCCATGGCGAGGGCGCTGGGGTTCGACGAGGGGTTTTTCCTCGACCACGTCGGCGAGAACGTCGCCACGTACGCGCGGTTCACCTACTACCCGCCGTGCCCGCGGCCGGACCTCGTGTACGGGCTGAAGCCGCACACGGACAACTCCGTGGTCACCGTGCTCCTCCTCGACCGCGACGTCGGCGGGCTGCAGGTGCTCAGGGACGGCCGGTGGGTGGACGTCCCCGTGCTCCGCCGCGGCGagctgctcgtcgtcgtcggcgaggaGATGGAGATCATGAGCAACGCGGTGTTCCGGGCGCCGACGCACCGCGTGGTGACGAGCGAGAGGGAGAGGATGACGCTGGTGCTGTTCTACCAGCCGGAGCCGAACAGGGACCTGGCGCCcgccgaggagctcgtcggcgagGACCGGCCGGCGATGTACAGGAAGCTCAGGGCCAAGGCCTTCGCCGACGGGTTCTGGGACGCCTTCGCGCTCGGCGAGCGCACCATCGACTTCCTCAAGATCAAGGTCGAGCAGGAGCAGCTGGAACTGAAGGCGGCTTCTTGA